Below is a window of Candidatus Krumholzibacteriia bacterium DNA.
GGGCCGCGGTCCTCGGGTGCGCAGGGATCGCGCTGAACCGCCTGGTGGCCACGTTGCAGACGCTGATCCTGCCCTCGCTGCCCTTCGAGGACACGTGGGCCTACGTCCCGAATTGGCAGGAGAACGTGGCCTTCGCCGGAGTGATCGCCCTGGCGGTGATCGTGCTGTCGCTGGCCCACCGCGCCGATCTGCTCTTCGGGCGCCATCCCGAACTCGAGTCCTCCGCAAGCGAGAGGTGATCACGGTGTTGCCGAACGTCTACGAATTCAGCTGGGAGCCGCATCGGATCGTCTTCGTGGCCTTCTTCCTGACGGTCGCGGGGGTGCTGGTCGCCCATGTGGCCACGTCGTTGTGGCGGAGCTGGCGCGACGTCCGCGCAGGCCGCGCCGGATCCCTGCGCTGGCACGAGGACTTCGAGGAGCTCCCCGAAGAGCGTCGCCTGTGCCGACATGCCTCGCACGGCGACGCTGCGGTCCGGGCGTGCGAGAACGGATTCGACTGCGCGCACTGCGAACGCCACCGGTCGCGAGGACCGGTGGCGTCGACCGGCGCCGGGTCGGTGCACGGTCTGGAGATCCGGGCCGACACCTTCTACCACCGCGGTCACACCTGGGTGCGGCCGGAGCCCGACGGACGGGTGAAGGTCGGGCTCACGCCTCTCGCGGTGCGCATGCTCCCGGCCGACGCCCGCCTCCGGATCCCCGAACCCGGCGAGGAGATCCGCTCGGGGGATCCGGCCTTCGTCCTGGCCGACGGGTCGGTGCGGGTCCTGGCCCCGATCGAGGGGCGGGTCGTGCGCTGTGGGTTCGAGGACGGATTGCTGACCCTGACGCTCGACCCCGGCCGACCCTTGGCCGAGCACGTCGAGCTGCTGAGCGGCCACGAAGCCGTGGGCTGGATGGAGCGGGAACTGCGGCAGCTCCAGGCCCGACTTCTCGGGACCGAGGCCGCTTCGGCGTGGGCCGACGGAGGAGCGGTGGCCGACGACCTCACCCGCGTGGTGCCCGGCGCCGACTGGGGCTCGGTACGCCGGGACATGTTCCTCGACGCCTGAGCGCCGCGCGGCGCTCAGGGCGTGGCGTGGTGGCTCGCCCGGGATCGCTCGATCCCGTAGCGGCCCATCTTGTCGTACAACGTGGAACGGTCGATCCCCAGCACCTCGGCGGTGTGTTTCACGTTGCCGTGGTGCCGCTCGAGCGTCTCCTCGATCAGCTTCTGCTCGGCCTCGCGGAGCGTGACGTCGGGCGGGAAGCGCCACGGGCTCGTCAGGTCGCGCACTCCTTCGAGGAATGAGAAGTGCTCGGCCGTGAGCACGCCCTCACGGGCGGTGACGAGGGCGCGCTCGAGGGCGTTCTCGAGCTCGCGGACGTTGCCCGGCCAGTCGTGGTCGAGCAGCAGATCCATCGCGTCCTCGGAGACCGCGGGAACCTCGCGCCCCAGTTCGAGCGCGATCGACTCGACGAAGTGATGCGTCAGCAGGGGGACGTCCTCCTTGCGCTCGCGCAGCGGAGGCACCCGGATGCCGATCACGTTGAGCCGGTAGTAGAGGTCCTCGCGGAAGCGTCCGGCGGCGACCTCGGCCTCGAGATCACGATTGGTCGCGGCGATCACGCGGGCCTTCAATGGGATCGGATCGTTGCCGCCCACCCGCGAGAACTCCCGTTCCTGCAGCACGCGCAACAGGTCGACCTGTGTCTTCGGCGGGACGTCCCCGATCTCGTCGAGGAACAACGTGCCCTCGCCCGCGGCCTCGAGCTTGCCCTCGCGACGCGCGCTGGCGCCGGTGAAGGCGCCCTTCTCGTGACCGAAGAGTTCGGACTCGAGCAGGGATTCGGCGAGGGCCGCGCACGACACCGCCACGAAGGGACGCTCGGCCCGCACCCCGGCGCGGTGGATCGCGCGAGCCACGACCTCCTTGCCCGTGCCGCTCTCACCGCGGATCAGCACGGTGCTCGGCAGATCGGCCACGTCGCGCACGAGATCGCAGATGTTCAGGACCTTGGGATTCTTGCTGATGATTCCGTGGAAGCGGTAGCGCTCGCCCAGCTTCTCGCGCAGGGCCAGGTTCTCGCGTTCCAGTGACTTCAGGTGCAGCACACGGTCGACCAGCATGGAGATCTCGCGCGGGTTGCAGGGCTTGACCACGTACTCGATGGCTCCCTCCTTCATGGCCGAGATCGCCGTGTCGACGGTGGCGTAGGCGGTGATCACCACGACCGCGGCCTCGGGTTGCCGGGCGTGGATCTCGGCCATGGTCTCGATGCCGTCCATGCCGGGCATCTTGAGGTCGACGAAGTACAGGGCGTAGGCGGTGCGTTCGACCATCTCGACCGCCTCCTCGCCCGAACTCGCCGTCTCGACCCGATGCCCGTCCTGTTCCAGCCACACGGCCAACGATTCGCGTTGTACCGGTTCGTCGTCGACGACGAGGATCCGCCACTTGCCAGTCATCGTGCTGCCTCCTCCGGACGTCCCGGAACGCCGGGGGCGCTCCGGGGTCGGGTTCGTTCGCGCCGCTGGGCCTCGCGCAGGAGTGCGCGGCATCCGCGGCAGAAGTCGGCCGTCTTCCGGTCGACCTCCTCGATCGAGGTCGACAGGGACATGCAACAGCTGCGATCGGTGCAGTGTCGCAGTCCCCAGGTGTGCCCGAGTTCGTGGGCGATCTCGCGGGTGAAGCGTTCCCACACGCGCTCGGGGTCGGGATGGAGCCCCTGGTTCTCGGGGCGGAGACGGAACATCGAGACCACGGCGACCAGTCCGTCGAGTTGCGCGTGTCCGAAGACGAAGCTCAACGTGGGCAGGTAGAGATCGGCCTCGGTCACCCCGAGCAGGCGTGTGCGACCGTCGGGAACCTCGCCGAGCAGTCGCCGCAGGATCTCCGTCGAGACGATCTGGCCCTGCCCGGCCTCGGGCGCGGGCTCGAGATCGGGCCGGGCCGGGCCCGGGCCGGCGTCGACCATGAAGGTGCGGGCGACGAAGGAGGCGGCGCGGCGGACCATGTCCTGGTCCACGTCCCGCAGGCCGATGAGCGTCACGCGGCTCACGGTCCGGCTCCCGGCGCGGCCAGGGCCTCGTCGTGCCGTCGCCCGCCGGGGGGACCGTTGCGCGGCAGACGAACCCGGAAGGTCGTACCGCGGCCGACCTCGCTCTCGACCTCGATCGTCCCCCCGTGGGCCTCGACGATTCCGTAGACCACCGACAGCCCGAGTCCGACACCGCGCCCCTCGTCCTTGGTCGTGAAGAAGGGATCGAAGACGCGCTCGAGGTGAGAGGGTTCGATCCCGGTGCCCTCGTCGCTGACCTCGAGCACGATGAAGGTGTCGTCCTCGGGGCGTGCCGACACGGTGATCGTGCCCGCGCCGGGTTGGGCCTCGGCCGCGTTCATCACCAGGTTCAGCAGGATCTGCTCGATCTGACTGGCGTCGCCCGACACCCGCGGAAGGCCCTCGGCCACGTCGACCACCGAGCGTACCTTCCCCAGTTCCAGGCGGTGTTCGAGCAGGCCCATGACGCGGTCGATCACCTCGCGCAGGTCGAAGGCGTCGGACGTCGGCTTCGCGCGTCGCGAGAAGGCGAGCAGGTCCTTGACGATCCGGCCGACCCGCTCGGTCTCGCGCGTCATGGTGTCGAGGAATCGGCGCACGCGCGGGAGGTTCTCGGGGATGTCTTCCTCGTTCTCGAGCATGCGCTTGACGACCATGGAATAGTTCAACACTCCCGACACCGGATTGTTGATCTCGTGGGCAACGCTGGCGGCGAGCTGTCCGAGCGAGGCCATCCGGTCGCTCTGGATCAGTCGCTGCTGGGCCGCACCGAGTTCGCGGCTCCGTTCCTCGATCGTCTGCTCGAGACCCTCGTTGAACTCGCGCAGTTCGCGCAGCGCGTCGCGGAGCCGCGCTCGCATGGCGTCGAAGGAATCGGCCAGCACCCGGAGCTCTCCCTGACCGCGCACCTCGACCGGTTGGTCGAGTTCCATACGGCTTCCCGCACGCGTGGCCACGAGCAGCTTCTGCAGGGGCACACCGATCATCCAGCGGGTGATCACCACGATGATCAGTCCCATGAGCAGGATCTCGACGAGGGTCCGCGCGAGGGCATCGCGGCGGATCGCGGCGAGCTCGGTGCCAGCCTCGTCGAGATCGAGGTCGATCGCGAGCTGTCCCAGGACCTGGTCGGTGGGTTGATGGGCATGGCAGGCCGCTTCGTAGCACGACGGCTCGTTCAGGATCGGGGTGACCACCTGCAGGACGCGACCGCGGCCGGGGTCCTCGAAGACCCGGGATCGCCGGACGGGGCGCTCGAGATCCCCGACGTCCGCTTCGCCCGCGCAACCACAGCAGAGCGAATCGTGCGGCGCCACGCCGCCCCGCGCCTCGGTGGAGAAGGTCACCTCTCCGCGTTCGTTCACCAGACAGATGCGCTCGACGCCGTGTTCCTCGCCGATCGCGCTCATGATGCGGTAGGCGGCCTCGCGGTCGTCGGCCAGCATGGCGTTCCAGGTGGCGCTGGCCACGCTGCGCGAGAGCTCGTCGGCGCCGGTGATCGTCTGGTCGAGGACGAGTTGTTCGAGGCGGCGGTCCTCGACGAAGCCGAAGACCACGCGCATCACCGCCATGAACACGGTGAGCGCGAAGACCAATCGGAAGGCCAGGGTCCGGGGTACGGCGCGCATCTCGCCTCCTCCGGTGCCGCGGCGCACGGGACGGCGCGCGGTGACCGGTCACCCCCCATGATCGTCGTGATACCCGTCACATGACCAGGATTCCGGCACTGCGAAATCATGACTGATTCCAAGTCATCAACCGCGCAGGCTCTCATCGTGTAGAGTCGTGGGCGAGCCGAGCAGGAGGAGGACGTATGGACACTCGCACCGAGAGACTGCGCGCGTGGATCGACATCGAGTCGATCTCGGGCAACGAACGAACGTTCCTCGAGGAACTCGAGGTCTACCTGTCGGCCCGCGGATTCGCCGTGGATCGCCAGCCCGTGGGCATCGATCGCTGGAACGTGATCGCCACGCGGCGCCCGGATCCGTCGCTCGTCTACTGCACGCATGTCGACACCGTGCCGCCCTTCTTCCCGGCACGCGTCGAGCGTGGCGCCGTGTACGGGCGCGGTGCCTGCGACACCAAGGGAGGGATCGTGGCGATGATCGAGGCCGGCGAGCGGCTCCTGGCCGACGGTCTCGACGACCTCGGCTACCTGTTCGTGGTCGGCGAGGAGGTCGACCACGACGGAGCACGCACCGCCGTCACCCTCGATCTACGGCCCCGGCGCATCGTCCTGTGCGAGCCCACCGGCAATCGGGTCGTGAGGGCGCAGAAGGGCATGGTGAAGCTCACCCTGAGCACCGAGGGCGTGGCCGGGCACTCGGCCTACCCGGAGAAGGGCCATTCGGCGGTGCACGACCTGCTCGACGTGATCGCCGCCCTGCGCGACCACGCCTGGCCCGTCGACGACGTGCTCGGACCGACCACGCTCAACGTGGGTCTGATCGAGGGCGGCGTCGCGGCGAACGTCTTCGCCCCCCGCGCGCGCGCCGAGTTGATGATCCGCGCCGTGAGCGACAGCGAGGCGCTCGTGCAGACCATCGGCGAGTTGGTCGGCGACCGGGCGGCGGTGGAGGTTCCCGCCGCGAACGATCCCGTGTTCTTCGATCCTCCCGAGAGCGTCGAGACCTGCCTCGCCGCGTTCAACACCGACGCCACCTACCTGCAGGAACTCGGTCCGGTGTGGTTGGTGGGCCCAGGCGACATCGAGGTCGCCCATTCCGTCGACGAACACATCACCCTGGCCTCGATGGAGGCCGGGGTCGACCTGTACGAGAGACTGGGGCGGTCGGTGCTGGCTCCGCGATGAGCTGGACCGTCTGCGCGACCTCTGGATCGAGCCCGGCGTCGCGGGCACCTGTCGCGAGCGACCCGCGGTCGCGTCCACTGTGCCATCTCCAGGGCGCCTGCCCACCGAAGCTGATCCCCGCGATCCGGGCGGGCGCGCATCCGGTCCGACGTGGGTGGCGAAACGATCCACACAGCCCTCGAGCGACTCGGCGTCGCTCGCCGGAGGAATCGACTCCGGGGTCTCGAGGAACGGAAGAATCCGGCGCTGCTCGTCGAACAAGCGGCCGTCGGCCCCGAGACCGGGCACGAGGATCCGTCTCTTCGTGGCATCCACGGCCACGCCAGGCCAGGTCGCCCCGGTACCACCCTCCCTGGAGTCCTCCCGTGTCCCTCGCCGATCCACACCACGGACGCGACGTCCTGCATCACGTGGCGATCTCGGTCCACGACGTGGCGGCCACCGTACGCTGGTACCGCGAGACCTTCCGCTGCGAGGTCGAGCGCGAGGACGACACCTGGGCCCTGCTCGCCTTCGAGAACGTGCGGCTGGCCCTGGTCGTGCCGGACCAGCACCCACCCCACGTGGCCTTCGTCCACCCGAATCCCGGGAGCTTCGGTCCCGTGGTACCCCACCGCGACGGGACGCGGTCGAGCTACACGCACGACCCCGCCGGCAACACGGTCGAGATGCTGGCCGACGAGAACCTCGGCTGATCCCTGGTCCGGTCACTCCGGGACCGGGCTGGTCAGGAACTGATCGCTCCTCTCGGTGCGCCGCTCGCAAGTGACCAACACGCAGTGGTTTGGCCGAGCGCGTCGCGTGGCACCGCCCTTGCGCTCCCCTCCCGGGCCGACGACCGGGTCCGAACGGGGAGACGACGCATTGAAGGCCATTCTGCTGGGTGCCGGCCAGGGCACACGCCTGCGACCACTGACCGACGACCGTCCGAAGTGCATGGTGGAGGTCGACGGCACACCCCTGCTGACCTGGCAGCTCCACGCATTGCGCGCAGCCGGCGTGGACGACGTCATCGTGGTCCGCGGCTGGTGTCGTACCGCGATCCGCGGGGAAGGCCTGCGCTTCGTCGACAACCCGGACTTCGCCTCGACGAACATGCTCGAGAGTCTGCGCCGCGCGCGGGCCGAGATGCACGGCGACGTCCTGATCGCCTACACCGACCTGCTGTACCGGCCCGAGGTGGTCCAGGCCGCGCGACAGAGTCGCGCCGACATCGGAGTGGTCGTCGATCTCGATTGGCGCAGCCTCTGGGAACGCCGCATGGACGACCCCCTGAGCGATGCCGAGACCCTGCGGACGGACGGCCGCGGCCGGCTGTTGGAGATCGGCCAGCCGCCCTCTGGCTACGACCAGATCGAGGCCCAGTACCTCGGTCTCGTGCGTCTGTCGCCGGCCGGGTGCGAGATCGTACGTGACGCGTTGGACGAAGCCGCGGCGACCCCCGACGCGCCCGCCTTCGGGAGCCCGCGCCGCTTCGCGCGTGCCTACCTCACCGACCTTCTGCACGGACTCGTGCGGCGGGGCACCGTGGTCAAGACGATTCCGATCCGCGGCGGTTGGACCGAGGTCGACTCGCTCGACGACCTGGCCGTGGCCGAGAGCATCGTGCGGGAGCAACGGTGGTCGCGTCCCGCTCCCGCCACGGTGGGCGTACCGGCATGAAGGCTCTGGTGCTCGGCGCGGGACGCGCCGTCCTCGCCTCCTCGGGCGTGGCCGTTCCCAAGTGTCTGCTCGAGGGCATTGCGGGTTGGCGTGTGCTCGACTGGTTGCTGAACGCCCTGCGCGAAGGGGGACGTGTCGACGACGTGGTCTTCGTCGGGGGCGACGGCATCGAAACCATTCGCGCGCAGTACGAAGACCTGCGCTTCGTGCACAATCCTCGCTGGGCCGACGAACACGTGGTGGGTTCGTTGTTCTCCGCGGCGCACGAACTCGACGAGGGCTTCTTCTTCACCTACGCCGACATCGTCTACCGACCCGATACGGTCGAGCGGCTGCGTCGCGCTCCGGGCGACGTGGTGATCGTGGTCGATCGCTCCTGGAGGACGCGCTACCGCGACCGCAGTCGCGCCCAGCTGGAGGACGCCGAGAAGGTCGTCGCCGCGGGCGGTCAGGTACGCTGGATCGGCAAGGACATCCCGCTCGACGCCGAGGTCACCGGCGAATTCATCGGACTGGCTCGCTTCGGCGAGCGCGGGGCCGCGTGGCTGCGACGCACCTACGGCGCCCTGATCGAGACCTACCGCAACCGTCCCTACCGCGGCCGGCGTAACCTCCGGGCGGCCAACCTGTCCGACCTGCTGCAGGAACTCGTCGAACAGGGCCTGACCGTGGACGTGGTGACGATCGATGGGGACTACGCCGAACTCGACTCGCCGTCCGACCTCGCCCAGTTCGTGTTCGGGACCAAGGCCGAGACCCTGGAGCGCCTGCGTCCCCTGTTGCGACAGGCCCACGTGACCGACGGCCACCTGGTGCGCGTGGGCGACTGGACCCACAAGCGCGACGAGGTGGTGACCGAACTGGCCGATCGCTTCGGCGGCGCCGCCCTGGCCGTGCGCAGCAGCGCGCTGGGCGAGGACACGCAGACGAGCAGCGCGGCCGGTCGCTACCACAGCGTGATCGGGGTCGAGGGCGACGACGTCGACGCCATCGCCGCCGCCGTCGACGCCGTGGTGGCGAGCTACGACCGCGACGGCCAGCGCGACGAGAACCAGGTCCTGGTGCAGCCCTGTCTGACCGAGGTCGTCATGAGCGGCGTGATGATGACCCGCGACGTCGACAACGGCGCCGAGTACCTGGTGGTGAACTACGACGACACGTCCGGCAGAACGGACTCGGTCACTGCCGGTGACGCCGGACACACATCGACGGTACGGATCCACCGTGGGGCCGGGGGAAGGCCCCACGATCGACGGCTTGCCGCACTCGTGAACACCGCCGAGGAACTCGAGGCGATCACCGGCTCCGACGCGCTCGATGTCGAGTTCGCCTTCACCCGCGACGAGTCCCTGCACGTGTTGCAGGTCCGGCCCATCACCCGAAGAACGGAGTGGACACCGGTCGATCCGCGAGCCCACGCCGACGAGTTGGAGCAGTTGCGCGGCTTCCTTCGGGAGCGACTGGGTCCGCGTCCGGGCGTGGCGGGCAGCAGTACCGTCCTCGGGCAGATGCCCGACTGGAATCCGGCCGAGATGATCGGGCCGTTTCCGTCGACCCTCTCGCGTACGCTGTACGAACTGCTGATCACCGACGCGACCTGGCGCGAGGCACGGGTGGACCTCGGCTACTTCGACGCCTTTCCGCACGCACTCATGGTGGAGCTGGCCGGACGTCCCTACGTGGACGTGAGGCTCAGTGCCAACAGCCTGCTGCCGGCCGGTCTCGATCCGGAGATCCGGACCGCCGTCGTCGACGCGGGTCTCGAGCGTCTGCGCGTGCACCCCGAACTGCATGACAAGATCGAGTTCGAGATCTTCCCGACCACCTATCACGCGCGGGTCGCAGACACGTGCCGGGATCTGGTCGAAGCCGGAATGCCGGCCACACAGGCGAGGCCCCTGATCGATGCGTTGCGAGCCCACAGCCGGAGTCTGCTCGTGGGCGGAGCCGCCGGTGTCGACGCGATCCTGGAGCGGACCGCCGTCCTGGAGGAACACACCCGACGCGCGTGGACCGACGCCGTAGATCCTCTCGACCGTGCGCGGACCCTGCTGGCCCACACCGTTCGGTACGGAACCCGACCCTTCTCGGCGCTGGCGCGCCTGAGCTTCGTGGGCACGGCCATGCTGCGCTCGCTGCAGTCCGACGGGGTGATCGGAGACGACGACCTGGATCGCTTCGGTCGCTCGGTGCGCACCGTCAGCACCGACATGATGGAACGCCTCGGTGCGGTGCGGCGGGGATCGGAGTCGCTCGACGACTTCCTCGAGACCTTCGGTCACCTGCGTCCGGGGACCTACGATCTCTTGTCGCCGCGCTACGATCAGGATCCCCAGCTGTACTTCGGCGACTCCGCGCAGGGGATTCCGTCACCCACGACGATCGTCGACGAACTGCCGCCCGGCTGGGACGAGGACTTCAGCCGGCGCGTCGACGCGCGTTTGCGCGCCGAGGACCTCGGGATCGACGGTGTGGGATTCCTGGGCTTCCTGCGGGCGGCGATCGCCGGCCGGGAACTCGCGAAATTCCGCTTCTCGAGGGCGTTGAGTGCGGCGCTGGAGCTGATCGCGCGGTTCGGCGCCCGACACGACCTGAGCCGCGAGGAACTCACCCACCTCGATGCCAAGGTGTTGCTCGCGATCCCCGATGCCGCGCGACCTCCCGAACTGGGCGAGGGCCTGCGCCGTCATGGCCTTGCAGCTCGCATGCGCCGTGAACGGCAGTCGCTGGTGTACCTGCCGGGAGTGATCACGCACGAGAGCGATCTGACCATCGTCCGATCCACGGTGAGCCGTCCGAACTTCGTGACCTCGGGCCGCGTTCGTGGCGAGCTGCTGCACCTTGGCGTCACGGCGGCCGGGGATGCCGGAGCGCTGCGCGACCGCGTGGTGCTGCTCGAAGGCGCCGACCCCGGCTACGACTGGATCTTCGCGCACGGGATCGCGGGTCTCGTCACCCGCTACGGTGGTGCGAACTCGCACATGACGATCCGCTGTGCCGAGTTCGGCCTGCCCGCGGCCATCGGTTGTGGCGACACGCTCTACGAGGCCCTGCGCCGAGCTCGATCGGTGGACCTCGACTGCGCAGGGGAGACGATCCGTGTCGTCGCCTGACCCGACCCGCACGCTGCGCCTGGCGGTGAGCCAACGCGTGGACCTGGCGCCCGGTCACGGGGAGCGGCGGGACGCGCTCGCACAGGACTGGTACCCGGTGTTCGAGCGCTGGAACGCCGTCGCCCTACCGGTGCCGAATCGCCACGATTTCGACCCGACCTGGCTCGACATCGTCGATGTCGACGCCGTGCTGCTCACGGGTGGGAACACGCCGGGGGTTCCGGGAGCGGAGCCGGGTCGCGACCGTGCGCCCGAACGCGATTCCACCGAACGCACACTGATCGCCCGCGCGCGCACCCGCGGAGCGCCCGTGCTCGGCGTGTGCCGCGGCGCGCAGATGCTCGCGTCGGTGTTCGGCGCGCGTCTGCGCCGGGTCGAGCCGAAGGGCGCGCACGTGGCGACCGACCACGACGTCGTGCTCTGCACCGGCGATCGTCTGCGCGTCAACAGTTACCACGACTGGCAGATCGATCCGGTGGGTTTCCCTTCGGAGCTCCGCATCGTTGCGCGTGCCGCCGATGGATCGATCGAGGCCTTCGTGCACGAACACGAACCGCTGGCCGGTGTGCTCTGGCATCCCGAGCGCCCCGGTCCCGCCCCGCCGCGTCTCGACTCGCTGGTCCGTGCCGCACTGGCCGGCGTCGCCCGCGAGGAGGTGGACACATGGACTACCCCTACGTCGGTCTCGGACGCCTGAGCCGACGCAAGCCCTACAGCTTCTCGCCCTTCGGAGGTTCCGCCTTCCTGGAGGCCC
It encodes the following:
- a CDS encoding archaemetzincin, with product MSRVTLIGLRDVDQDMVRRAASFVARTFMVDAGPGPARPDLEPAPEAGQGQIVSTEILRRLLGEVPDGRTRLLGVTEADLYLPTLSFVFGHAQLDGLVAVVSMFRLRPENQGLHPDPERVWERFTREIAHELGHTWGLRHCTDRSCCMSLSTSIEEVDRKTADFCRGCRALLREAQRRERTRPRSAPGVPGRPEEAAR
- a CDS encoding phosphocholine cytidylyltransferase family protein codes for the protein MKAILLGAGQGTRLRPLTDDRPKCMVEVDGTPLLTWQLHALRAAGVDDVIVVRGWCRTAIRGEGLRFVDNPDFASTNMLESLRRARAEMHGDVLIAYTDLLYRPEVVQAARQSRADIGVVVDLDWRSLWERRMDDPLSDAETLRTDGRGRLLEIGQPPSGYDQIEAQYLGLVRLSPAGCEIVRDALDEAAATPDAPAFGSPRRFARAYLTDLLHGLVRRGTVVKTIPIRGGWTEVDSLDDLAVAESIVREQRWSRPAPATVGVPA
- a CDS encoding PEP/pyruvate-binding domain-containing protein — protein: MKALVLGAGRAVLASSGVAVPKCLLEGIAGWRVLDWLLNALREGGRVDDVVFVGGDGIETIRAQYEDLRFVHNPRWADEHVVGSLFSAAHELDEGFFFTYADIVYRPDTVERLRRAPGDVVIVVDRSWRTRYRDRSRAQLEDAEKVVAAGGQVRWIGKDIPLDAEVTGEFIGLARFGERGAAWLRRTYGALIETYRNRPYRGRRNLRAANLSDLLQELVEQGLTVDVVTIDGDYAELDSPSDLAQFVFGTKAETLERLRPLLRQAHVTDGHLVRVGDWTHKRDEVVTELADRFGGAALAVRSSALGEDTQTSSAAGRYHSVIGVEGDDVDAIAAAVDAVVASYDRDGQRDENQVLVQPCLTEVVMSGVMMTRDVDNGAEYLVVNYDDTSGRTDSVTAGDAGHTSTVRIHRGAGGRPHDRRLAALVNTAEELEAITGSDALDVEFAFTRDESLHVLQVRPITRRTEWTPVDPRAHADELEQLRGFLRERLGPRPGVAGSSTVLGQMPDWNPAEMIGPFPSTLSRTLYELLITDATWREARVDLGYFDAFPHALMVELAGRPYVDVRLSANSLLPAGLDPEIRTAVVDAGLERLRVHPELHDKIEFEIFPTTYHARVADTCRDLVEAGMPATQARPLIDALRAHSRSLLVGGAAGVDAILERTAVLEEHTRRAWTDAVDPLDRARTLLAHTVRYGTRPFSALARLSFVGTAMLRSLQSDGVIGDDDLDRFGRSVRTVSTDMMERLGAVRRGSESLDDFLETFGHLRPGTYDLLSPRYDQDPQLYFGDSAQGIPSPTTIVDELPPGWDEDFSRRVDARLRAEDLGIDGVGFLGFLRAAIAGRELAKFRFSRALSAALELIARFGARHDLSREELTHLDAKVLLAIPDAARPPELGEGLRRHGLAARMRRERQSLVYLPGVITHESDLTIVRSTVSRPNFVTSGRVRGELLHLGVTAAGDAGALRDRVVLLEGADPGYDWIFAHGIAGLVTRYGGANSHMTIRCAEFGLPAAIGCGDTLYEALRRARSVDLDCAGETIRVVA
- a CDS encoding gamma-glutamyl-gamma-aminobutyrate hydrolase family protein (Members of this family of hydrolases with an active site Cys residue belong to MEROPS family C26.); amino-acid sequence: MSSPDPTRTLRLAVSQRVDLAPGHGERRDALAQDWYPVFERWNAVALPVPNRHDFDPTWLDIVDVDAVLLTGGNTPGVPGAEPGRDRAPERDSTERTLIARARTRGAPVLGVCRGAQMLASVFGARLRRVEPKGAHVATDHDVVLCTGDRLRVNSYHDWQIDPVGFPSELRIVARAADGSIEAFVHEHEPLAGVLWHPERPGPAPPRLDSLVRAALAGVAREEVDTWTTPTSVSDA
- a CDS encoding sigma-54 dependent transcriptional regulator encodes the protein MTGKWRILVVDDEPVQRESLAVWLEQDGHRVETASSGEEAVEMVERTAYALYFVDLKMPGMDGIETMAEIHARQPEAAVVVITAYATVDTAISAMKEGAIEYVVKPCNPREISMLVDRVLHLKSLERENLALREKLGERYRFHGIISKNPKVLNICDLVRDVADLPSTVLIRGESGTGKEVVARAIHRAGVRAERPFVAVSCAALAESLLESELFGHEKGAFTGASARREGKLEAAGEGTLFLDEIGDVPPKTQVDLLRVLQEREFSRVGGNDPIPLKARVIAATNRDLEAEVAAGRFREDLYYRLNVIGIRVPPLRERKEDVPLLTHHFVESIALELGREVPAVSEDAMDLLLDHDWPGNVRELENALERALVTAREGVLTAEHFSFLEGVRDLTSPWRFPPDVTLREAEQKLIEETLERHHGNVKHTAEVLGIDRSTLYDKMGRYGIERSRASHHATP
- a CDS encoding M20/M25/M40 family metallo-hydrolase; this translates as MDTRTERLRAWIDIESISGNERTFLEELEVYLSARGFAVDRQPVGIDRWNVIATRRPDPSLVYCTHVDTVPPFFPARVERGAVYGRGACDTKGGIVAMIEAGERLLADGLDDLGYLFVVGEEVDHDGARTAVTLDLRPRRIVLCEPTGNRVVRAQKGMVKLTLSTEGVAGHSAYPEKGHSAVHDLLDVIAALRDHAWPVDDVLGPTTLNVGLIEGGVAANVFAPRARAELMIRAVSDSEALVQTIGELVGDRAAVEVPAANDPVFFDPPESVETCLAAFNTDATYLQELGPVWLVGPGDIEVAHSVDEHITLASMEAGVDLYERLGRSVLAPR
- a CDS encoding ATP-binding protein, which encodes MRAVPRTLAFRLVFALTVFMAVMRVVFGFVEDRRLEQLVLDQTITGADELSRSVASATWNAMLADDREAAYRIMSAIGEEHGVERICLVNERGEVTFSTEARGGVAPHDSLCCGCAGEADVGDLERPVRRSRVFEDPGRGRVLQVVTPILNEPSCYEAACHAHQPTDQVLGQLAIDLDLDEAGTELAAIRRDALARTLVEILLMGLIIVVITRWMIGVPLQKLLVATRAGSRMELDQPVEVRGQGELRVLADSFDAMRARLRDALRELREFNEGLEQTIEERSRELGAAQQRLIQSDRMASLGQLAASVAHEINNPVSGVLNYSMVVKRMLENEEDIPENLPRVRRFLDTMTRETERVGRIVKDLLAFSRRAKPTSDAFDLREVIDRVMGLLEHRLELGKVRSVVDVAEGLPRVSGDASQIEQILLNLVMNAAEAQPGAGTITVSARPEDDTFIVLEVSDEGTGIEPSHLERVFDPFFTTKDEGRGVGLGLSVVYGIVEAHGGTIEVESEVGRGTTFRVRLPRNGPPGGRRHDEALAAPGAGP
- a CDS encoding VOC family protein, encoding MSLADPHHGRDVLHHVAISVHDVAATVRWYRETFRCEVEREDDTWALLAFENVRLALVVPDQHPPHVAFVHPNPGSFGPVVPHRDGTRSSYTHDPAGNTVEMLADENLG